Genomic segment of Gemmatimonadaceae bacterium:
TGAACGGAGACTTGAAGAGCTTGTCCCAGTTTCGCAGGTTGGTCAGGAGCGGCAGCGTCTTCGTGTTGAGCGTGTAGAGGCCGGGCGAGAAGATGTCGGCGAACACGCCCTCGTTCACGAACACCGCCGCCTGCGACTCGCGCACGGTGAGCTGTGCGCCGTTCTGAATCTCCATGTCCTGCATCGGGAAGCGATACTGCAGAATGCCGGCGCCCTCTTCAGTCCACGCGATGACGTCGATGAACTGTTTCTTGAGGAAACTTCCGAGCGACATGGGCAGCTCCGAGTGTCCGCGCTGATGGATTGGATATAGTCGGTGGCCCGGGCGCGCGAAAGCCAGCGCGCACCGCCGTCGACAAAACCAGGTGGCGCTCGCGCGGCTACGGCAGAACGCCGATGCGCTTCGCCTGGTATCGGGAATCCCTACGTAGGCTATCGAGGATGGGATTCAGGATGGGTGTGAGGAGACGGCGTGCGGAGACCTGAAGCGTGTGAGGAGACGGCGTGCGGAGACCTGGAACGCGTAAGGAGGCGGAGTGCGGAGAACGGCCCAGCCTCCGCACACAATCCTCTCTCTCGTTCCAGGTCTCCGTACACCGCCGCCGCACTCGTTCCACGTCTCCGCACACCTTCCCCCGCACCCACCCCGTCTAAGGCCGTTCGCGCAACTCGAAGCGGAACTCCTGTTGCACGAGCTGGGGCACGACGGTGCCGGCGAGTCGGGCCGGGAAGAATCGGGCTCTCCGCAACGACACGCGGATCGCATCCATGAACAACTCGTGGATGTGGCTCGAGAACTTGATGCTCGGCTCGTCGACTCGGCCCGTCGTGTCGACGACGAACTGCACGTTGACGTCGCCCTCGACGCCCGCCGCGCGAAGGGACTCAGGGTATCTCGGCTTCGGGTTGCCGGGACGTGGAGCCACCTGCTCGTCGACGAGGTCCGGCGTGTAGATCCCGTTCTTGACCTGCGCGACCATCGTCGGGACGGCGTCGCTCAGTCGCGACGGCCCCTTGCTGAACTCGGAATCGGCTACGGCGGTCCATCGGGAATTGTCGGTGTCGGGCTTGTTGACGACGTCGGCGGCGTCGATCGCGGGACGGATTTCGGCGAGGCGATCCGTGATGGCGCCCAGCGACTCCTTGAAAGAGACGAGCCGCGACGGCGTGCCGTGGCGCTCGCTCACCGAACTCCTTCGCGCGGGCGTCGTCCGTCGTTCGGATGTGTTCGCGGGTTTTGCCGGCGTCGCCACATCCGCCGGGGTCAATGTGAGGTACTGCAAGTGGACCACGGGCGTACTCTCTCGGGGCGACTGCCATCCATGCGAGTTCGGACTCGCCCCGCGGGCAGTCAGGATCACGGCGGCGATCACAGCGCCGTGAGCGAGGGCGCTGCCGACCAGGTGCTCCGATCGGATGGTGCGTGCCGGGCGCGAGCCTGAGAGTTCTCGAAGCATACCGCCAGTCCTTCCGGATGTTCTCGGAGGTTGATTGGCATGCCGCACGCCGCGACGCCGGCGCGCTCGCGGTTGTTCCTCGTGGGTCCGATTGCGGCGGCGGTCTCACCCGACGCGAATCAGACGACGGCGCGACGTTTAGCGAACCTACCTAGGGAATCCGATATAGGACTATGGTCGACCCACCGTCGGTCTTTCGCCGCAGCACGGCGAGCCGCCCGGGCACGCTGTGCGCCTCCATCGCGAACCCGGAATCTGCCGGAAGACGAATGCGCGTCACGCGGCCGCTCGCTGCGTCGAGGATGATCGCGGCGTCTTTTTGAATGGCGGTCACGCGCGGGCCCGGACCGGGCGACGCTCGCATGACGTCGTCGAGCGACAACCGGCCGACCATCCGCGGCGCACCGGTGTCGGCGAGCGTCCACACCTCGCTCTGGCCCTGTTGCCGTACCACGCAAGCGGCGGATCCGTCGTCCGCATCGCCGCAGAGCGGGAATCCCGTCATCTCGCCGATCTGTTTCCGGCCGGCGTCGGTGATCTCCCACAGCGTC
This window contains:
- a CDS encoding energy transducer TonB, giving the protein MSERHGTPSRLVSFKESLGAITDRLAEIRPAIDAADVVNKPDTDNSRWTAVADSEFSKGPSRLSDAVPTMVAQVKNGIYTPDLVDEQVAPRPGNPKPRYPESLRAAGVEGDVNVQFVVDTTGRVDEPSIKFSSHIHELFMDAIRVSLRRARFFPARLAGTVVPQLVQQEFRFELRERP